From the genome of Croceibacterium atlanticum:
CCGGATTCGGTCACTTCCCTGATAATGTCGGCCGGGTCCATCGTGCGCGCACGCTTCCAGCCTTCCCAGCCGCCGGTCGCTTCGTAATCGTCAATGCTGGTTGGCCGGGTCTTGCCCGCGCGGGCGAAAGTCAGCCGCTGCTGACCGGCTATGAAGGGGTGGGCTTCCACCGGGCCGATGCAGATATCGTCCGCCTTGCCGTCGCAGATTTCGTCCACCCGGTCCGTGGTGACGGGGCCCCAGCCAACGCCGTTCACTTCCACCAGCGGTTCCAGCCAGTGCATCCCCCAGCTGGAGACGCGGTGTACTTCGTGGCCCTTTTTCGCGAAGGCTTCCGCCACGGCATCCGCGCCGCAGGCGAGGGCGAGGGCATCATCGGAAATACGGACAATCATCGGGCGTTCTCGATCACTTTGGTCAGGCCGGCGGCATCCAGCCGGGCGTGCAGGTCATCGCCCACACGGGCATTGGGGCCGACGCTGCACAGGCCGAGGCAGTAAACCGTCTTCAGCTTCACGCGGTTGCCCGCGGCGGTTTCGGCATCAGCCATCAGCGCTTCGACGCCGCGTGCCTTGCAGGCTTCCGCGCGGCAGATCTGCACTTCGGGGCGCGGATCGGGCTGCTGGTGAAAATCGTGATAGAAGCTGACCACCCCATGCACATCCGCGCGGGTGAGGTTCAGCCCCTTGGCGATCAGCGTTTCCGCTTCGGCATCGACGAAGCCGAATTCCTTCTGCACATCGTGCAGGATGGGCAGCAGCGGCCCTTCGCGCCCGTGGTGTTCGGCGATGATCTCGCCGATCTTCTGTTCTTTGCTGCTCAAGATTTCAGCCTTTCCGCGTGCCAGGCAATATGATCGGCCATGAAGGTCGAGATGAAATAATAGGAGTGGTCATACCCCTCCTGCATCCGGATTGTTGCGGGCATATCCACATTGCGGCACGCTTCGTCCAGCAAATGCGTCTTCAGCTGCTCTTCCAGGAAATTGTCGGCCAGCCCCTGATCCACCAGCAGATCGGGCAGACGGGCGCCGTCTTCGATCAGGGCGCAGGCATCATATTCGCGCCATTTCGCGCGATCCTGGCCGATATAGCCCGTCAGCGCCTTTTCGCCCCAGGGGCAGTTCAGCGGGCTGACGATCGGGGCGAAGGCGCTGGTCGAACGATAACGG
Proteins encoded in this window:
- a CDS encoding NAD(P)H-dependent oxidoreductase subunit E, encoding MSSKEQKIGEIIAEHHGREGPLLPILHDVQKEFGFVDAEAETLIAKGLNLTRADVHGVVSFYHDFHQQPDPRPEVQICRAEACKARGVEALMADAETAAGNRVKLKTVYCLGLCSVGPNARVGDDLHARLDAAGLTKVIENAR